One Streptomyces sp. RPA4-2 genomic window carries:
- a CDS encoding carbohydrate kinase family protein: MTAVRDFDLVVIGDANPDVVAGPLSGPLSFGQREQLVAHAGLVLGGSAAIMACGAARLGLRVAFAGRVGADPAGVFVRDALAGRGVDVSFLVTDPELATPLTVVVTTEDGDRAILTAPGCLTATDAEDVPRELLAATRHVHAASFFLMPRLACSLAAVFARARALGATTSLDTNDDPAGRWDRGLLDPVLAVTDFLLPNAAEARALGLHPATGAGPYPRPPRGEGVSGDEVAAPPRQPPTVVIKDGGNGALALRGTRLLRAPAVPVEPVDTVGAGDSFDAGFVAATLRGLDLAPAMALAVACGSLSTRGHGGTAAQPTWDEARAATSDNSERGIH; the protein is encoded by the coding sequence GTGACGGCGGTGCGGGATTTCGACCTTGTGGTGATCGGCGACGCGAATCCGGATGTGGTGGCCGGTCCGCTGTCCGGTCCCCTTTCCTTCGGGCAGCGTGAACAGCTCGTCGCTCACGCCGGGTTGGTGCTCGGCGGATCCGCGGCGATCATGGCGTGCGGGGCCGCCCGGCTGGGGCTGCGGGTCGCCTTCGCGGGCCGGGTCGGCGCCGATCCCGCGGGCGTGTTCGTGCGTGACGCGCTGGCGGGACGAGGGGTCGACGTGAGTTTCCTGGTCACCGATCCCGAACTGGCCACGCCCCTCACGGTCGTGGTCACCACCGAGGACGGTGACCGGGCCATCCTCACCGCGCCGGGCTGTCTGACGGCGACCGACGCCGAGGACGTCCCGCGGGAGTTGCTGGCCGCCACCCGTCACGTACACGCGGCGTCGTTCTTTCTGATGCCCCGTCTGGCGTGCTCCCTCGCCGCGGTGTTCGCGCGGGCCCGCGCCCTGGGGGCGACGACCTCGCTCGACACCAACGACGACCCGGCCGGACGCTGGGACCGCGGCCTCCTCGATCCGGTCCTGGCGGTCACCGACTTCCTGCTGCCGAACGCGGCCGAGGCACGCGCCCTCGGTCTGCACCCCGCCACGGGTGCGGGGCCGTACCCCCGACCGCCACGGGGAGAGGGCGTGAGCGGCGACGAGGTGGCCGCGCCCCCGCGACAACCGCCGACCGTCGTCATCAAGGACGGCGGGAACGGCGCCCTCGCCCTGCGCGGGACACGACTGCTGCGCGCGCCCGCCGTGCCCGTCGAACCCGTCGACACCGTGGGCGCCGGCGACAGCTTCGACGCCGGATTCGTCGCCGCGACCCTGCGCGGGCTGGACCTCGCGCCGGCCATGGCCCTCGCCGTGGCCTGCGGTTCGCTCTCCACCCGCGGCCACGGCGGTACCGCGGCACAGCCCACGTGGGACGAGGCCCGCGCCGCCACCTCGGACAACTCGGAAAGAGGGATTCACTGA
- a CDS encoding carbohydrate ABC transporter permease, with translation MSTLPRAITLAPQAAVPPAAARRAARRRARRETATAWGFIGPSVVVILGLGIVPVLWSLLLSFRADDLVTPGRWVGLDNYRALAEDPGFHTAVSNTLLYTALYVPLSLVGGLALALALNRRLRLIGLYRTLVFIPFVVSATAQGVLFSFILDPEFGVANSLLHQLGISPQGFLSDPDQAIYLLVLISLWSGVGFCVVVYLAALQDVPPELVESARIDGAGRALILRHIVLPTLTPVTVFLLLWQVITALQVFDLIYVTTKGGPLGSTTVVVYFVWQQAFQTFTAGYGAAAAYVLAAALMVVGAALRVVRRRQNRTEGVVR, from the coding sequence TTGTCCACTCTGCCCCGCGCCATCACGCTCGCCCCGCAGGCCGCGGTGCCCCCGGCCGCCGCACGGCGCGCCGCACGCCGTCGCGCCCGCCGTGAAACGGCCACCGCCTGGGGGTTCATCGGCCCCTCGGTCGTCGTGATCCTCGGCCTCGGCATCGTCCCCGTCCTGTGGTCGCTGCTGCTGTCCTTCCGGGCCGACGACCTGGTCACGCCGGGCCGCTGGGTCGGCCTCGACAACTACCGGGCCCTGGCCGAGGACCCCGGTTTCCATACGGCCGTGAGCAACACCCTGCTGTACACGGCCCTCTACGTGCCGCTCAGTCTGGTCGGCGGCCTCGCGCTCGCCCTGGCCCTGAACCGTCGGCTGCGGCTCATCGGCCTGTACCGGACGCTCGTCTTCATCCCGTTCGTGGTGTCGGCGACGGCCCAGGGCGTCCTGTTCTCGTTCATCCTCGACCCGGAGTTCGGGGTCGCCAACTCACTCCTGCACCAGCTCGGCATCTCGCCGCAGGGCTTCCTCTCCGACCCCGACCAGGCGATCTACCTGCTGGTCCTCATCTCGCTGTGGAGTGGCGTCGGCTTCTGCGTCGTCGTCTACCTGGCCGCGCTCCAGGACGTGCCGCCCGAACTCGTCGAGTCCGCCCGCATCGACGGTGCGGGCCGCGCGCTGATCCTGCGTCACATCGTGCTGCCGACCCTCACACCGGTCACCGTGTTCCTGCTCCTGTGGCAGGTGATCACGGCGCTCCAGGTCTTCGACCTGATCTATGTGACGACCAAAGGCGGACCCCTCGGCTCGACCACGGTCGTCGTCTACTTCGTCTGGCAGCAGGCCTTCCAGACGTTCACGGCCGGATACGGGGCCGCGGCGGCGTACGTCCTGGCGGCGGCCCTGATGGTGGTGGGCGCGGCGCTGCGGGTCGTACGGCGCCGCCAGAACCGTACGGAAGGAGTCGTCCGATGA
- a CDS encoding flavoprotein encodes MTEHTGRAPAAKPFLYVVVCAAGIAQDVGRLIAAAQERGWEVGVIATPQGLGFFDAEAVGARTGRPIRSAWRAPGEARPFPAPDAVALAPATFNTVNKWAAGISDTLALGTLCEAYGLGVPIAVLPCVSDALAAHPAYRASLDRLRGMGVRFGDRYSGEPDADGRRAEFRWDRVLDLLAART; translated from the coding sequence ATGACCGAACACACCGGGCGGGCCCCCGCCGCGAAGCCCTTCCTCTACGTCGTCGTCTGCGCGGCGGGCATCGCGCAGGACGTCGGCAGGCTGATCGCCGCCGCACAGGAGCGGGGCTGGGAGGTCGGCGTCATCGCCACCCCGCAGGGGCTCGGGTTCTTCGACGCGGAGGCCGTCGGGGCGCGGACCGGCCGCCCGATCCGGTCCGCGTGGCGGGCCCCGGGCGAGGCGCGCCCCTTCCCGGCCCCCGACGCGGTGGCCCTCGCTCCGGCCACCTTCAACACCGTGAACAAGTGGGCGGCCGGCATATCCGACACCCTCGCCCTGGGCACCCTGTGCGAGGCGTACGGTCTCGGCGTCCCGATCGCCGTACTGCCCTGTGTGAGCGACGCGCTGGCGGCTCACCCCGCGTACCGCGCGAGCCTCGACCGGCTGCGCGGCATGGGCGTCCGTTTCGGGGACCGGTACTCGGGGGAGCCGGATGCGGACGGACGGCGTGCGGAGTTCCGCTGGGATCGGGTGCTCGACCTGCTCGCCGCCCGAACCTGA
- a CDS encoding TetR/AcrR family transcriptional regulator, producing the protein MDITSAREQALAQAREQALDAAEELFYARGIQTVGMDDIRSASGVSLKRLYQLFPAKELLVEAYLERRDIRWRRRLAEHVDRYTEPERRILAVFDWLRLWFEEPDFRGCAWINSYGELGATSPRVTVQVRAHKKAFRDYLGGLVTDAGLPDSLADQVCLLAEGAMVTAGITRETAAAGHAAAAAAALISSLRRAG; encoded by the coding sequence ATGGACATCACGAGTGCTCGCGAACAAGCCCTCGCGCAGGCCCGGGAACAGGCGCTGGACGCCGCGGAGGAGCTGTTCTACGCCCGCGGCATCCAGACCGTCGGGATGGACGACATCCGGAGCGCCTCGGGCGTCTCCCTCAAGCGGCTCTACCAGCTCTTCCCCGCGAAGGAGCTGCTGGTCGAGGCCTATCTGGAGCGGCGCGACATCCGCTGGCGGCGCCGGCTGGCCGAGCACGTCGACCGGTACACGGAGCCCGAGCGGCGGATTCTGGCCGTGTTCGACTGGCTCCGGCTGTGGTTCGAGGAACCGGACTTCCGCGGGTGCGCCTGGATCAACTCCTACGGAGAACTCGGCGCCACCTCACCTCGCGTGACCGTCCAGGTCCGCGCCCACAAGAAGGCGTTCAGGGACTATCTGGGCGGCCTCGTGACCGACGCGGGGCTGCCGGACTCCCTCGCCGATCAGGTCTGTCTGCTCGCCGAGGGAGCCATGGTCACCGCGGGCATCACACGCGAGACGGCGGCCGCCGGGCACGCGGCCGCCGCGGCAGCGGCGCTCATCTCGTCGCTCCGGCGTGCCGGCTAG
- a CDS encoding glycosyltransferase family 39 protein, translating into MAVAMVTAAARQTPTIDEPVYVGTAVVYTREHSLRYNPEHPPLGKLIIGAGLVFAHPHLDAHAADDQTALGRRLLYESGNDPWRVMFWARLPVIVLTLLFGLAVLAFARELVGAVGGLVALALYTLSPDVIANGSLATLDVPAAGFVLTSAWLVWRARRGRPLPHLALAGVALGAALATKMSTLPAAPVLLLLAVLSFRHARRVPGTGPHAQRRLVARSVAVAAGMVLLALAVVWAGYLVVDPRLRWATPADVPAVHGLRGLALHWLPVPRPYRDGMRVQFGFEDATWGGFLFGRVYRGALWYYLPAALLVKTPLGMLVLWMTGAAAMVRVPRLRAAAPYVLLPPAVLLAVAMTGSRDLGVRYALFVPVFLAVAAAGVLALRPRRTPLAAAALVLFVAVSSLRAFPYYLPYSNEAFGGPSKTRLRLHDSNVDWGQDLGRLADRLAERYPRERVWLVYKGSGVPSAYGIEAADPRKAPPGEVHGLLVVSDSSVAKADGRLAALLDGSTPVDDVGHSITIFRRP; encoded by the coding sequence ATGGCGGTGGCGATGGTCACGGCCGCCGCGCGGCAGACACCGACGATCGACGAGCCGGTGTACGTGGGCACGGCGGTGGTCTACACACGGGAACACAGCCTGCGCTACAACCCGGAGCATCCGCCGCTGGGCAAACTGATCATCGGCGCCGGGCTGGTGTTCGCCCACCCCCACCTCGATGCCCACGCCGCCGACGATCAGACGGCGCTCGGACGGCGGCTGCTGTACGAGTCGGGCAACGATCCCTGGCGGGTGATGTTCTGGGCGAGGCTGCCGGTGATCGTGCTGACGCTGCTGTTCGGCCTGGCCGTTCTCGCGTTCGCCCGTGAACTCGTCGGTGCCGTGGGCGGGTTGGTGGCGCTCGCCCTGTACACGTTGTCTCCCGACGTCATCGCGAACGGGTCGCTGGCCACCCTCGACGTACCGGCGGCGGGATTCGTGCTGACGTCGGCCTGGCTGGTGTGGCGGGCGCGGCGCGGGCGGCCGCTGCCGCACCTCGCGCTCGCGGGGGTGGCGCTCGGCGCGGCGCTCGCCACGAAGATGAGCACCTTGCCCGCCGCCCCGGTGCTGCTGCTTCTGGCGGTCCTCTCCTTCCGGCACGCGCGCCGTGTCCCCGGCACGGGCCCGCACGCCCAGCGGCGGCTCGTGGCGCGGAGCGTGGCGGTGGCGGCCGGCATGGTGTTGCTGGCCCTCGCCGTGGTGTGGGCCGGCTACCTCGTCGTCGACCCGCGACTGCGCTGGGCCACGCCCGCGGACGTGCCGGCCGTGCACGGTCTGCGCGGGCTCGCCCTGCACTGGCTGCCCGTCCCCCGGCCGTACCGCGACGGGATGCGCGTCCAGTTCGGGTTCGAGGACGCGACGTGGGGCGGTTTCCTCTTCGGCAGGGTGTACCGCGGCGCGCTCTGGTACTACCTGCCGGCGGCGCTGCTGGTGAAGACTCCGCTCGGCATGCTCGTGCTCTGGATGACCGGCGCGGCGGCCATGGTCCGCGTCCCCCGGCTGCGCGCCGCCGCCCCGTACGTCCTCCTCCCTCCGGCCGTCCTGCTCGCCGTGGCCATGACAGGATCCCGCGATCTGGGGGTCCGGTACGCCCTGTTCGTTCCGGTGTTCCTGGCGGTCGCGGCGGCAGGGGTCCTCGCGCTGCGGCCCCGCCGGACCCCTCTCGCCGCCGCGGCGCTGGTGCTGTTCGTCGCGGTCAGCTCGCTGCGCGCGTTCCCGTACTACCTGCCGTACTCGAACGAGGCGTTCGGCGGACCGTCGAAGACCCGTCTGCGGCTGCACGACTCGAACGTCGACTGGGGGCAGGACCTGGGACGGCTCGCCGACCGGCTGGCCGAGCGGTATCCGCGCGAGCGGGTCTGGCTGGTCTACAAGGGCAGCGGCGTGCCCTCCGCGTACGGGATCGAGGCGGCCGATCCGCGCAAGGCGCCGCCGGGCGAGGTGCACGGCCTGCTCGTCGTCTCGGACTCCTCGGTCGCGAAGGCGGACGGCCGCCTGGCGGCACTGCTCGACGGCAGTACGCCCGTGGACGACGTCGGCCACTCGATCACGATCTTCCGGAGGCCTTAG
- a CDS encoding alpha-glucosidase/alpha-galactosidase, translating to MYDVTAAKIAFIGAGSVVFTQGLLADLFAFPELAHARIALHDIDPERLATAEGAALRIAAARGAKPVITAHLDRRAALADADFVINIIQVGMNEATRVDFEIPARHGLRQTIGDTLGIGGIFRALRTFPVLRALAGDMAELCPDAMLLNYTNPMAMNVLYLSRIAPDLRVTGLCHSVHWTMHDLAALVGVPFEEVSYLAAGVNHQAWVLRFERAGQDLHPLLDEAIAKDPGLLRRVRVDMYRRLGHYPTETSEHSSEYVPWYLHHDSEIERLRLPVGAYLKIIEENTASYEQTRDALARDAPLPVEGTLEYAPQIIHSTLTGTPRTIYGNVPNRGLIDNLPADSVVEVPCLTDALGVQPTRVGSLPPQCAALNSAYVAVNDLVVRAATDDDPRHIRHAAMADPATAAALPVERIWDLCDDLVRAHGALLQPELRAELGH from the coding sequence ATGTACGACGTCACCGCCGCGAAGATCGCCTTCATCGGGGCCGGGAGCGTGGTGTTCACCCAAGGACTGCTCGCGGACCTCTTCGCCTTCCCCGAACTGGCCCACGCCCGGATCGCGTTGCACGACATCGACCCGGAGCGGCTCGCGACGGCGGAGGGCGCGGCCCTGCGCATCGCCGCCGCCCGTGGGGCCAAGCCGGTGATCACCGCGCACCTGGACCGGCGGGCGGCCCTGGCCGACGCGGACTTCGTCATCAACATCATCCAGGTCGGCATGAACGAGGCGACACGCGTCGACTTCGAGATCCCGGCCCGCCACGGCCTGCGCCAGACCATCGGCGACACGCTCGGCATCGGCGGTATCTTCCGCGCCCTGCGCACCTTCCCGGTCCTGCGCGCGCTGGCCGGGGACATGGCCGAACTGTGCCCGGACGCCATGCTCCTGAACTACACCAACCCCATGGCGATGAACGTCCTCTACCTCAGCCGCATCGCCCCGGACCTGCGCGTGACGGGCCTGTGCCACTCGGTGCACTGGACGATGCACGACCTCGCCGCGCTGGTCGGCGTGCCCTTCGAGGAGGTGTCCTATCTGGCGGCCGGGGTCAACCACCAGGCCTGGGTGCTGCGCTTCGAACGCGCCGGCCAGGACCTCCACCCGTTGCTGGACGAGGCGATCGCCAAGGATCCCGGGCTGCTGCGCCGGGTCCGCGTCGACATGTACCGCAGGCTGGGCCACTACCCCACCGAGACCAGCGAGCACTCCTCGGAGTACGTGCCCTGGTATCTCCACCACGACAGCGAGATCGAACGCCTCCGGCTGCCGGTGGGCGCCTATCTGAAGATCATCGAGGAGAACACGGCGAGCTACGAGCAGACCCGCGACGCCCTGGCCAGGGACGCGCCGCTGCCCGTCGAGGGCACCCTGGAGTACGCCCCGCAGATCATCCACAGCACCCTCACCGGCACCCCGCGCACGATCTACGGGAACGTCCCCAACCGCGGCCTGATCGACAACCTGCCCGCCGACTCCGTGGTAGAAGTCCCCTGTCTGACCGACGCGCTGGGCGTCCAGCCGACCCGCGTCGGCTCGCTACCGCCGCAGTGCGCGGCCCTCAACAGTGCCTACGTCGCCGTCAACGACCTGGTCGTGCGGGCCGCCACCGACGACGACCCCCGCCACATCCGGCACGCCGCCATGGCCGACCCCGCCACGGCCGCCGCGCTGCCCGTCGAACGGATCTGGGACCTGTGCGACGACCTCGTACGCGCCCACGGCGCCCTGCTCCAGCCGGAACTGCGGGCCGAGCTCGGCCACTGA
- a CDS encoding nuclear transport factor 2 family protein gives MSPRPPLPPFTRETALQKVRAAEDAWNTRDPHKVSLAYSEDSVWRNRDTFVTGRAAIVELLTAKWAREREYALRKDLWSFDGNRIAVRFQYESRDADGRWWRSYGNELWEFDDQGLMTRREASIDDVRIEEHDRRLFGPRSDAERGASLPLR, from the coding sequence ATGTCCCCGCGCCCGCCCCTGCCGCCCTTCACCCGTGAGACCGCCCTCCAGAAGGTCCGGGCCGCCGAGGACGCCTGGAACACCCGTGATCCCCACAAGGTCTCGCTCGCCTACTCCGAGGACTCGGTCTGGCGCAACAGGGACACCTTCGTCACCGGCCGCGCCGCGATCGTCGAGCTGCTCACCGCGAAGTGGGCGCGCGAGCGGGAGTACGCCCTGCGCAAGGACCTCTGGTCCTTCGACGGCAACCGCATCGCCGTCCGCTTCCAGTACGAGTCCCGCGACGCGGACGGCCGGTGGTGGCGCTCGTACGGCAACGAACTGTGGGAGTTCGACGATCAGGGATTGATGACCCGCCGCGAGGCGAGCATCGACGACGTGCGCATCGAGGAGCACGACCGCCGGCTCTTCGGCCCGCGCTCCGACGCCGAACGCGGGGCGTCCCTGCCTCTCCGTTAG
- a CDS encoding carbohydrate ABC transporter permease, translated as MRTPKVSGWHLLLAPLALCFALPLVWLVLSSVMTNAEINRFPPALWPKGIDLGGYRYVLGNALFPRWFANSFLVASVAVGSNLLFGALGGYAFARMRFAGSRLLLGLMLATMVIPFQLTMIPTFLVMKELGLIDTLGALIVPSLVTPFAVFLFRQFFLSLPREMEEAAWIDGCSRLRVLFSIVLPLARPALATVAVLTFLSTWNDLSWPLIALNHDTRYTLQLGLTTFQGQHHTRWSAVMAGNVITVLPVLVAFLLAQKTFVQSLTSSGLKG; from the coding sequence ATGAGGACGCCGAAGGTGAGCGGCTGGCATCTGCTGCTGGCGCCGCTGGCCCTGTGCTTCGCGCTGCCGCTGGTGTGGCTGGTGCTCAGTTCCGTGATGACCAACGCGGAGATCAACCGGTTCCCGCCCGCGCTGTGGCCGAAGGGCATCGACCTGGGCGGATACCGGTACGTGCTCGGAAACGCGCTGTTCCCACGGTGGTTCGCCAACTCCTTCCTGGTCGCATCGGTCGCGGTGGGATCGAATCTGCTGTTCGGGGCGCTGGGCGGCTACGCGTTCGCGCGGATGCGGTTCGCCGGGTCGCGGCTGCTGCTCGGGCTGATGCTGGCGACCATGGTGATCCCGTTCCAGCTCACCATGATCCCCACCTTCCTGGTGATGAAGGAGCTGGGTCTGATCGACACGCTCGGCGCGCTGATCGTGCCGTCGCTGGTCACCCCGTTCGCGGTCTTCCTGTTCCGGCAGTTCTTCCTCTCGCTGCCGCGGGAGATGGAGGAGGCCGCCTGGATCGACGGGTGTTCACGGCTGCGGGTCCTCTTCTCGATCGTGCTGCCGCTGGCCCGCCCCGCGCTGGCCACGGTCGCGGTGCTGACGTTCCTGTCGACCTGGAACGACCTGTCGTGGCCGCTGATCGCGCTCAACCACGACACGCGGTACACGCTCCAGTTGGGGCTGACGACTTTCCAGGGACAGCACCACACCCGGTGGTCGGCGGTGATGGCGGGGAACGTGATCACCGTGCTGCCGGTGCTGGTGGCGTTCCTGCTGGCGCAGAAGACGTTCGTGCAGTCGCTCACGTCGAGCGGTCTGAAGGGGTGA